The Osmerus eperlanus chromosome 7, fOsmEpe2.1, whole genome shotgun sequence genome includes a region encoding these proteins:
- the zgc:66448 gene encoding uncharacterized protein zgc:66448 produces the protein MAAVHSLESQVKQGIRSEKLEEPGGMTDQCESESTFEWAEKSESVVTFENSFNNRECGTSGDGFAGQNEPLSNATAGDDVVRKDSSVVDLTCDDEKINNIHLSPKKLRFDWSETEDDPEDAREYSKENGIDIRKDNMEKALESEDVSKAEDRGKDTLDFDEEISPVEVLCDEVNDRREEKMEHGRTGLGEEKTVQTRKKRLVCKECGKIFTRRETFNLHRHFHTHEGELASLTCKECGLSFQHRSTLIKHRSEHREKEEQATNQKPRGIQLMTYPRERCRMTVSAPAKLNQRVCNSVPEKPYRCPLCRKEFFFKCSMTKHIQSHSLDVLFHCQECNKGFTNGIALRCHQRCHSALKPYECPDCGMVFRHYSVMEDHRRKHKQPTRPHQCHICSKTFKYGSLLHQHQYLHTGQKPFRCQDCGKRFAFAQNLKAHCRQHKRCPFACPICPLSFPDQESLQTHVTSHSKVRGPDKENTNQDVEPKRIFNCPLCPQMYLKPADLRGHMLIHEAEYERLENGVNKNWENAYTCPHCPLTFPDQLSLCTHLSTHGPPPYGVRTVRRELEIMRGIPLQSGVASEKQRGEDMSSKPLKCPDCGKAFRHRSVLELHMRIHSKDKPYQCNVCHKSFRFNNYLQQHLIIHTGEKPYKCPDCGKDFAFLQNMRTHLKLHQQKPFRCTQCRKGYSDESQLQRHMLSHNGDKPHKCQICDKSFGIAYLLRDHMNTHTGERPHRCQDCHKSFPWLSSLLVHQKIHTRKHQSQSHPHSFPLGIRIRSRGRRGPKFWPKMAGGSTMVIPPNYSPYQVPMSRGAEWERKSVQPQVAKMSTQVDLPGQQLQEHWMPQEEPPPVQWQVEGGQLKPVSMPQLLRSAQQQPQQRPSVSPSQPAPQQRSPGWAVTTSSQPGPSSALEPRHLRDGGTTEFATKPLTAALPKYPNFSDLSETERQRHPQAVGWGSTPTAVQLAPSSSSQHSFSVNTGLPEVAALWSVRHSPVVSTSQSSPRKLCEEPQRSRWPGVLVSAQNSGSELCMPPKKADTRVWNLGAPQALPQTVKQSEIPWNVLERQSHWSSGLATSAQMGQNTILSNSTLSSPGMGNILNSLGIPKTLSSPEKTSTSQELQSQQKQLPFGWTNVPTSTHKVPLPPQYDLHRFPHGVGPTVWGFQTTPVGPQILHAGTIKPRSGQQQPMITGTGIIINQTSPFMSPPLARFPPFALPTPHPLHSVAVGSLSRPPHPNIFFTPQAIMSERPHIPQALQLPQLAPQTEPHKIGGCVPFAPDRLLQCMICGCSLPRELDLQMHYLQHAQGEI, from the exons ATGGCCGCTGTGCACTCACTCGAATCACAGGTTAAGCAGGGTATTCGTAGCGAGAAACTGGAAGAACCTGGGGGGATGACAGACCAGTGTGAATCTGAAAGTACATTTGAATGGGCTGAGAAAAGTGAAAGCGTTGTAACTTTCGAGAATTCATTTAATAACCGAGAATGCGGTACAAGTGGCGATGGGTTTGCAGGACAGAATGAACCTCTTAGCAATGCTACAGCTGGGGATGATGTTGTGAGAAAAGATAGTTCAGTGGTTGATCTAACATGTGATGATGAAAAGATTAACAACATACACTTATCCCCCAAAAAACTGCGTTTCGACTGGTCTGAAACGGAGGATGATCCGGAGGATGCACGGGAGTACTCGAAAGAGAATGGAATAGACA TACGTAAGGATAACATggaaaaagcacttgaaagtgAGGATGTTTCAAAAGCAGAGGACCGCGGTAAAGATACATTAGATTTTGATGAAGAAATAAGTCCAGTGGAGGTATTGTGTGATGAAGTGaatgacagaagagaggagaagatggaacATGGAAGGACAGGATTGGGAGAAGAGAAAACGGTTCAGACAAGAAAGAAAAGGCTTGTATGCAAAGAGTGTGGAAAGATATTCACACGTCGGGAGACTTTTAACCTGCACCGCCACTTCCATACCCATGAGGGTGAGCtcgcctctctcacctgcaagGAGTGTGGCCTTAGCTTCCAGCATCGCAGCACCCTCATAAAACACCGGAGCGAacacagagaaaaggaggagcagGCCACAAACCAAAAACCAAGGGGGATTCAACTCATGACTTATCCGCGTGAGCGCTGTAGAATGACCGTCTCTGCACCAGCCAAGTTGAACCAGCGTGTCTGCAACAGTGTTCCAGAGAAGCCTTACCGCTGCCCTTTGTGCCGCAAAGAGTTTTTCTTTAAGTGCTCCATGACGAAGCACATACAGTCCCATTCACTGGATGTCCTCTTCCACTGCCAGGAATGTAACAAGGGCTTCACGAATGGCATTGCACTGCGCTGCCACCAGCGATGCCACTCGGCCCTCAAGCCCTACGAGTGTCCGGACTGTGGAATGGTATTTAGACACTACTCCGTCATGGAAGACCACCGGCGAAAGCACAAGCAGCCCACCCGGCCCCACCAGTGCCACATCTGCAGCAAGACTTTCAAGTATGGCAGCCTCTTGCACCAGCATCAATATTTACACACAGGCCAGAAGCCCTTCCGTTGCCAAGACTGTGGGAAAAGGTTTGCATTTGCCCAGAACTTGAAGGCTCACTGCCGCCAGCATAAACGCTGCCCTTTTGCCTGCCCAAtctgtcccctctctttcccagaCCAGGAAAGTTTACAAACTCATGTGACCAGTCACAGTAAAGTCAGAGGGCCAGACAAGGAGAATACAAACCAAGACGTGGAGCCAAAACGCATATTTAACTGTCCCCTATGCCCGCAGATGTATCTCAAGCCTGCAGACCTTCGTGGTCACATGCTCATCCATGAGGCTGAGTATGAGAGACTAGAGAACGGAGTCAACAAGAACTGGGAGAATGCGTACACCTGCCCCCACTGTCCTCTCACTTTCCCTGACCAGTTGAGTTTGTGCACCCACCTGTCGACCCACGGGCCGCCTCCATACGGCGTCAGGACTGTGCGGAGGGAGCTTGAGATCATGAGAGGTATCCCACTTCAGAGTGGTGTTGCgtcagagaaacagaggggggaggacatgAGTAGTAAGCCATTAAAGTGTCCAGACTGTGGCAAGGCCTTCCGTCACCGCTCAGTGTTAGAACTGCACATGCGTATTCATTCCAAGGATAAGCCTTACCAGTGTAATGTGTGTCACAAGTCCTTCAGATTTAATAATTACCTGCAGCAGCACCTCATTATCCACACAGGTGAGAAGCCATACAAGTGTCCGGATTGTGGAAAAGACTTTGCCTTTCTCCAGAACATGAGGACTCACCTAAAGCTGCATCAGCAGAAACCATTTCGGTGCACTCAGTGCCGTAAAGGCTACAGTGACGAGAGTCAACTGCAGCGCCACATGCTGTCACACAACGGTGACAAACCCCACAAGTGCCAAATCTGCGATAAGAGCTTCGGGATAGCGTACCTATTGCGCGACCACATGAACACCCACACAGGTGAAAGACCCCATCGCTGCCAGGACTGTCACAAGTCATTTCCTTGGCTTAGTAGCCTTCTGGTGCATCAGAAAATACACACACGTAAGCACCAGAGCCAAAGCCATCCTCACTCTTTTCCATTAGGTATAAGAATTAGAAGCAGAGGCCGGAGGGGCCCAAAATTCTGGCCCAAAATGGCGGGCGGGTCGACTATGGTTATTCCCCCAAACTATTCTCCCTATCAAGTTCCAATGTCTAGAGGtgctgagtgggagagaaagtCAGTCCAGCCACAGGTAGCCAAGATGTCCACCCAGGTGGATTTACCAGGCCAGCAGCTGCAAGAGCACTGGATGCCTCAAGAGGAGCCACCGCCTGTGCAGTGGCAGGTGGAAGGCGGGCAGTTAAAGCCTGTGTCCATGCCTCAGCTTCTTAGATCAGCCCAACAGCAGCCCCAACAAAGGCCGTCAGTCAGCCCGTCTCAGCCAGCCCCACAGCAGAGGAGTCCAGGATGGGCTGTCACCACCTCGTCACAGCCTGGCCCAAGTTCAGCTCTCGAGCCTCGTCACCTACGAGATGGCGGAACCACAGAGTTTGCGACCAAACCCCTCACGGCAGCTTTGCCAAAGTACCCCAACTTTTCAGACCTGAGTGAGACGGAGCGTCAGAGGCATCCCCAGGCCGTAGGTTGGGGTAGCACACCCACAGCTGTACAGTTAGCCCCCTCAAGCTCATCTCAGCATAGCTTTTCTGTCAACACCGGTTTACCGGAAGTTGCAGCACTTTGGAGTGTAAGGCACTCTCCGGTTGTATCAACTTCTCAGAGCTCACCAAGGAAGCTTTGTGAGGAACCTCAACGGTCACGATGGCCGGGTGTCCTGGTGTCGGCACAAAATAGTGGGAGTGAGTTATGCATGCCTCCTAAAAAAGCTGACACGAGAGTATGGAATCTTGGTGCCCCTCAGGCTTTGCCACAGACAGTTAAGCAGTCAGAGATTCCTTGGAATGTACTGGAGCGCCAGAGTCATTGGTCTTCAGGTTTAGCCACCTCAGCTCAAATGGGCCAAAACACAATTTTGTCAAATTCAACGCTATCATCTCCAGGGATGGGAAACATCTTGAATTCACTGGGAATTCCAAAGACTTTAAGCTCCCCTGAAAAAACAAGTACAAGTCAAGAGTTGCAGTCACAGCAAAAGCAACTTCCCTTCGGCTGGACCAATGTACCAACGTCCACACACAAGGTTCCCCTCCCACCTCAGTATGACCTGCACCGTTTTCCGCACGGGGTAGGACCTACAGTATGGGGTTTCCAAACCACTCCAGTTGGCCCTCAAATCCTGCATGCAGGAACAATCAAGCCAAGAAGTGGACAGCAGCAGCCAATGATCACAGGCACAGGCATCATCATAAATCAGACATCCCCTTTTATGTCTCCTCCACTTGCTCGGTTTCCACCTTTCGCTttacccacccctcacccccttcactctgtagcagtcggttccctttccagacctccacacccaaacattttttttactcCACAGGCGATCATGAGTGAGAGACCGCATATTCCACAGGCACTGCAGCTACCTCAGCTAGCCCCACAGACAGAACCTCATAAAATTGGGGGTTGTGTGCCTTTTGCTCCAGACAGGCTTCTCCAATGCATGATCTGTGGCTGTTCTCTTCCTCGTGAGCTCGATTTGCAAATGCACTACCTGCAGCATGCACAGGGAGAGATATGA
- the si:ch211-261d7.3 gene encoding involucrin isoform X3: MTEYYEEGGLLYEQSPPMHIKVESPEGPLGGAVSEDGFPREDEDSDGSCDHSSGLPGGLPFNVVVVHPNIMAPGMSSDDLLSIEQTAGGVGKRKSRFSGAELEVLVSEVTRCEGELFGPAGRLRRRERERIWADILERVNAVSRVPRTLREVKKRWDDLKRRNGGRLADARHRSCYLPSSRGASMLGRSQASPRLHQNRQKQSTRGKTTFQCLTDSDPAGGGEGSERDGLDKEEDVGEREGETGEADEGAESSMEDKLSLGLGLGIGPPPASERWLPPSPLYSAPFLNGSPQPSPQPSLGAQQGPLEAPPRGSWLEDELRGLGDAALQLGDRVEQSLREFGEGFRRDMRTLVASQETLAHSLQQNNVLLQRLLGVLEAQQQPQTQQQQQQPRVQQAQPTQQQIPQQTQAQQQHGQQSQQHIQQSQQHIQQSQLQHVQQLQQQLIQPSQQHPLLQQATQQQPQPVQQQPQEHQQHFQQQTSQPHSSQPASAIPTLPPPPDILDGTFHPDPPVGVKGTVQRPRRGRTVDHRRRRRR; encoded by the exons ATGACAGAGTACTACGAGGAAGGTGGACTGCTGTATGAGCAATCACCTCCCATGCACATAAAAGTGGAGTCTCCAGAAGGACCCTTAGGAGGGGCAGTCTCAGAGGACGGCTTCCCCAGGGAGGATGAGGACTCCGATGGGAGCTGTGACCACAGCAGTGGGCTGCCTGGGGGACTTCCCTTCAATGTTGTTGTGGTGCATCCCAACATCATGGCTCCTGGCATGTCCTCAGACGACCTCCTGTCCATTGAACAAA CAGCAGGTGGTGTGGGCAAACGGAAGAGCCGTTTCAGCGGAGCCGAGCTGGAGGTGCTGGTGTCGGAAGTCACACGGTGCGAGGGAGAGCTCTTCGGCCCAGCCGGGAGGCTCCGACGTcgggagagagagcgcattTGGGCAGACATCCTGGAGAGAGTCAATGCCGTGTCCAGAGTCCCGCGCACCCTCCGGGAGGTCAAGAAGCGCTGGGATGATTTGAAGAGACGCAACGGGGGCAGGCTGGCTGACGCCCGGCACCGCAGCTGCTACCTGCCCTCCAGCAGAGGGGCTTCAATGCTGGGCCGGTCGCAGGCCAGTCCCAGGCTCCATCAGAACAGGCAGAAGCAAAGCACCAGAGGAAAGACCACTTTCCAATGCTTAACAGATTCTGACCCAG CAGGAGGGGGTGAAGGGTCTGAGAGAGATGGCTTGGACAAAGAAGAGGATGTTGGTGAGCGggaaggggagacaggagaggctgATGAGGGTGCAGAGAGCAGCATGGAGGATAAACTGAGCTTAGGTCTTGGACTAGGCATAGGACCACCCCCGGCCTCAGAGCGCTggctgcctccctctcctctctacagtGCCCCTTTCCTTAACGGGAGCCCTCAGCCTAGTCCTCAGCCCTCCCTTGGTGCCCAGCAGGGTCCCCTAGAGGCCCCTCCTCGTGGCTCCTGGCTGGAAGACGAGCTTCGAGGGCTGGGGGATGCGGCTCTGCAGCTAGGCGACCGAGTGGAGCAGAGTCTGAGGGAATTCGGAGAAGGTTTTCGACGCGACATGAGAACACTAGTTGCCTCACAAGAAACGCTGGCGCACAGTCTACAACAAAACAATGTCCTGCTGCAAAGGCTTCTGGGAGTCCTGGAGGCACAGCAGCAGCCTCaaacacaacagcagcaacaacaaccaaGGGTTCAGCAGGCGCAGCCAACTCAGCAGCAGATTCCACAGCAGACTCaggcacaacaacaacatggacAACAGTCACAACAACACATACAACAGTCACAACAACACATACAACAGTCACAACTACAACACGTGCAACAGTTGCAACAACAGCTGATACAACCGTCACAGCAACACCCACTGCTACAACAGGCAACAcagcagcaaccacaaccagtACAGCAGCAGCCACAGGAGCATCAGCAACACTTTCAACAGCAAACCTCTCAACCTCATAGTAGTCAGCCAGCTTCAGCAATCCCAACGTTGCCACCTCCCCCAGATATACTGGATGGTACCTTCCATCCTGACCCACCCGTGGGGGTGAAAGGAACTGTCCAACGGCCTCGGCGGGGGAGAACTGTAGATCATAGGAGAAGACGGCGGCgctag
- the si:ch211-261d7.3 gene encoding involucrin isoform X2 yields the protein MTEYYEEGGLLYEQSPPMHIKVESPEGPLGGAVSEDGFPREDEDSDGSCDHSSGLPGGLPFNVVVVHPNIMAPGMSSDDLLSIEQNRGVSSALAAGGVGKRKSRFSGAELEVLVSEVTRCEGELFGPAGRLRRRERERIWADILERVNAVSRVPRTLREVKKRWDDLKRRNGGRLADARHRSCYLPSSRGASMLGRSQASPRLHQNRQKQSTRGKTTFQCLTDSDPGGGEGSERDGLDKEEDVGEREGETGEADEGAESSMEDKLSLGLGLGIGPPPASERWLPPSPLYSAPFLNGSPQPSPQPSLGAQQGPLEAPPRGSWLEDELRGLGDAALQLGDRVEQSLREFGEGFRRDMRTLVASQETLAHSLQQNNVLLQRLLGVLEAQQQPQTQQQQQQPRVQQAQPTQQQIPQQTQAQQQHGQQSQQHIQQSQQHIQQSQLQHVQQLQQQLIQPSQQHPLLQQATQQQPQPVQQQPQEHQQHFQQQTSQPHSSQPASAIPTLPPPPDILDGTFHPDPPVGVKGTVQRPRRGRTVDHRRRRRR from the exons ATGACAGAGTACTACGAGGAAGGTGGACTGCTGTATGAGCAATCACCTCCCATGCACATAAAAGTGGAGTCTCCAGAAGGACCCTTAGGAGGGGCAGTCTCAGAGGACGGCTTCCCCAGGGAGGATGAGGACTCCGATGGGAGCTGTGACCACAGCAGTGGGCTGCCTGGGGGACTTCCCTTCAATGTTGTTGTGGTGCATCCCAACATCATGGCTCCTGGCATGTCCTCAGACGACCTCCTGTCCATTGAACAAA ACAGAGGTGTCTCTTCTGCGCTAGCAGCAGGTGGTGTGGGCAAACGGAAGAGCCGTTTCAGCGGAGCCGAGCTGGAGGTGCTGGTGTCGGAAGTCACACGGTGCGAGGGAGAGCTCTTCGGCCCAGCCGGGAGGCTCCGACGTcgggagagagagcgcattTGGGCAGACATCCTGGAGAGAGTCAATGCCGTGTCCAGAGTCCCGCGCACCCTCCGGGAGGTCAAGAAGCGCTGGGATGATTTGAAGAGACGCAACGGGGGCAGGCTGGCTGACGCCCGGCACCGCAGCTGCTACCTGCCCTCCAGCAGAGGGGCTTCAATGCTGGGCCGGTCGCAGGCCAGTCCCAGGCTCCATCAGAACAGGCAGAAGCAAAGCACCAGAGGAAAGACCACTTTCCAATGCTTAACAGATTCTGACCCAG GAGGGGGTGAAGGGTCTGAGAGAGATGGCTTGGACAAAGAAGAGGATGTTGGTGAGCGggaaggggagacaggagaggctgATGAGGGTGCAGAGAGCAGCATGGAGGATAAACTGAGCTTAGGTCTTGGACTAGGCATAGGACCACCCCCGGCCTCAGAGCGCTggctgcctccctctcctctctacagtGCCCCTTTCCTTAACGGGAGCCCTCAGCCTAGTCCTCAGCCCTCCCTTGGTGCCCAGCAGGGTCCCCTAGAGGCCCCTCCTCGTGGCTCCTGGCTGGAAGACGAGCTTCGAGGGCTGGGGGATGCGGCTCTGCAGCTAGGCGACCGAGTGGAGCAGAGTCTGAGGGAATTCGGAGAAGGTTTTCGACGCGACATGAGAACACTAGTTGCCTCACAAGAAACGCTGGCGCACAGTCTACAACAAAACAATGTCCTGCTGCAAAGGCTTCTGGGAGTCCTGGAGGCACAGCAGCAGCCTCaaacacaacagcagcaacaacaaccaaGGGTTCAGCAGGCGCAGCCAACTCAGCAGCAGATTCCACAGCAGACTCaggcacaacaacaacatggacAACAGTCACAACAACACATACAACAGTCACAACAACACATACAACAGTCACAACTACAACACGTGCAACAGTTGCAACAACAGCTGATACAACCGTCACAGCAACACCCACTGCTACAACAGGCAACAcagcagcaaccacaaccagtACAGCAGCAGCCACAGGAGCATCAGCAACACTTTCAACAGCAAACCTCTCAACCTCATAGTAGTCAGCCAGCTTCAGCAATCCCAACGTTGCCACCTCCCCCAGATATACTGGATGGTACCTTCCATCCTGACCCACCCGTGGGGGTGAAAGGAACTGTCCAACGGCCTCGGCGGGGGAGAACTGTAGATCATAGGAGAAGACGGCGGCgctag
- the si:ch211-261d7.3 gene encoding involucrin isoform X4, protein MTEYYEEGGLLYEQSPPMHIKVESPEGPLGGAVSEDGFPREDEDSDGSCDHSSGLPGGLPFNVVVVHPNIMAPGMSSDDLLSIEQTGGVGKRKSRFSGAELEVLVSEVTRCEGELFGPAGRLRRRERERIWADILERVNAVSRVPRTLREVKKRWDDLKRRNGGRLADARHRSCYLPSSRGASMLGRSQASPRLHQNRQKQSTRGKTTFQCLTDSDPAGGGEGSERDGLDKEEDVGEREGETGEADEGAESSMEDKLSLGLGLGIGPPPASERWLPPSPLYSAPFLNGSPQPSPQPSLGAQQGPLEAPPRGSWLEDELRGLGDAALQLGDRVEQSLREFGEGFRRDMRTLVASQETLAHSLQQNNVLLQRLLGVLEAQQQPQTQQQQQQPRVQQAQPTQQQIPQQTQAQQQHGQQSQQHIQQSQQHIQQSQLQHVQQLQQQLIQPSQQHPLLQQATQQQPQPVQQQPQEHQQHFQQQTSQPHSSQPASAIPTLPPPPDILDGTFHPDPPVGVKGTVQRPRRGRTVDHRRRRRR, encoded by the exons ATGACAGAGTACTACGAGGAAGGTGGACTGCTGTATGAGCAATCACCTCCCATGCACATAAAAGTGGAGTCTCCAGAAGGACCCTTAGGAGGGGCAGTCTCAGAGGACGGCTTCCCCAGGGAGGATGAGGACTCCGATGGGAGCTGTGACCACAGCAGTGGGCTGCCTGGGGGACTTCCCTTCAATGTTGTTGTGGTGCATCCCAACATCATGGCTCCTGGCATGTCCTCAGACGACCTCCTGTCCATTGAACAAA CAGGTGGTGTGGGCAAACGGAAGAGCCGTTTCAGCGGAGCCGAGCTGGAGGTGCTGGTGTCGGAAGTCACACGGTGCGAGGGAGAGCTCTTCGGCCCAGCCGGGAGGCTCCGACGTcgggagagagagcgcattTGGGCAGACATCCTGGAGAGAGTCAATGCCGTGTCCAGAGTCCCGCGCACCCTCCGGGAGGTCAAGAAGCGCTGGGATGATTTGAAGAGACGCAACGGGGGCAGGCTGGCTGACGCCCGGCACCGCAGCTGCTACCTGCCCTCCAGCAGAGGGGCTTCAATGCTGGGCCGGTCGCAGGCCAGTCCCAGGCTCCATCAGAACAGGCAGAAGCAAAGCACCAGAGGAAAGACCACTTTCCAATGCTTAACAGATTCTGACCCAG CAGGAGGGGGTGAAGGGTCTGAGAGAGATGGCTTGGACAAAGAAGAGGATGTTGGTGAGCGggaaggggagacaggagaggctgATGAGGGTGCAGAGAGCAGCATGGAGGATAAACTGAGCTTAGGTCTTGGACTAGGCATAGGACCACCCCCGGCCTCAGAGCGCTggctgcctccctctcctctctacagtGCCCCTTTCCTTAACGGGAGCCCTCAGCCTAGTCCTCAGCCCTCCCTTGGTGCCCAGCAGGGTCCCCTAGAGGCCCCTCCTCGTGGCTCCTGGCTGGAAGACGAGCTTCGAGGGCTGGGGGATGCGGCTCTGCAGCTAGGCGACCGAGTGGAGCAGAGTCTGAGGGAATTCGGAGAAGGTTTTCGACGCGACATGAGAACACTAGTTGCCTCACAAGAAACGCTGGCGCACAGTCTACAACAAAACAATGTCCTGCTGCAAAGGCTTCTGGGAGTCCTGGAGGCACAGCAGCAGCCTCaaacacaacagcagcaacaacaaccaaGGGTTCAGCAGGCGCAGCCAACTCAGCAGCAGATTCCACAGCAGACTCaggcacaacaacaacatggacAACAGTCACAACAACACATACAACAGTCACAACAACACATACAACAGTCACAACTACAACACGTGCAACAGTTGCAACAACAGCTGATACAACCGTCACAGCAACACCCACTGCTACAACAGGCAACAcagcagcaaccacaaccagtACAGCAGCAGCCACAGGAGCATCAGCAACACTTTCAACAGCAAACCTCTCAACCTCATAGTAGTCAGCCAGCTTCAGCAATCCCAACGTTGCCACCTCCCCCAGATATACTGGATGGTACCTTCCATCCTGACCCACCCGTGGGGGTGAAAGGAACTGTCCAACGGCCTCGGCGGGGGAGAACTGTAGATCATAGGAGAAGACGGCGGCgctag
- the si:ch211-261d7.3 gene encoding involucrin isoform X1 — translation MTEYYEEGGLLYEQSPPMHIKVESPEGPLGGAVSEDGFPREDEDSDGSCDHSSGLPGGLPFNVVVVHPNIMAPGMSSDDLLSIEQNRGVSSALAAGGVGKRKSRFSGAELEVLVSEVTRCEGELFGPAGRLRRRERERIWADILERVNAVSRVPRTLREVKKRWDDLKRRNGGRLADARHRSCYLPSSRGASMLGRSQASPRLHQNRQKQSTRGKTTFQCLTDSDPAGGGEGSERDGLDKEEDVGEREGETGEADEGAESSMEDKLSLGLGLGIGPPPASERWLPPSPLYSAPFLNGSPQPSPQPSLGAQQGPLEAPPRGSWLEDELRGLGDAALQLGDRVEQSLREFGEGFRRDMRTLVASQETLAHSLQQNNVLLQRLLGVLEAQQQPQTQQQQQQPRVQQAQPTQQQIPQQTQAQQQHGQQSQQHIQQSQQHIQQSQLQHVQQLQQQLIQPSQQHPLLQQATQQQPQPVQQQPQEHQQHFQQQTSQPHSSQPASAIPTLPPPPDILDGTFHPDPPVGVKGTVQRPRRGRTVDHRRRRRR, via the exons ATGACAGAGTACTACGAGGAAGGTGGACTGCTGTATGAGCAATCACCTCCCATGCACATAAAAGTGGAGTCTCCAGAAGGACCCTTAGGAGGGGCAGTCTCAGAGGACGGCTTCCCCAGGGAGGATGAGGACTCCGATGGGAGCTGTGACCACAGCAGTGGGCTGCCTGGGGGACTTCCCTTCAATGTTGTTGTGGTGCATCCCAACATCATGGCTCCTGGCATGTCCTCAGACGACCTCCTGTCCATTGAACAAA ACAGAGGTGTCTCTTCTGCGCTAGCAGCAGGTGGTGTGGGCAAACGGAAGAGCCGTTTCAGCGGAGCCGAGCTGGAGGTGCTGGTGTCGGAAGTCACACGGTGCGAGGGAGAGCTCTTCGGCCCAGCCGGGAGGCTCCGACGTcgggagagagagcgcattTGGGCAGACATCCTGGAGAGAGTCAATGCCGTGTCCAGAGTCCCGCGCACCCTCCGGGAGGTCAAGAAGCGCTGGGATGATTTGAAGAGACGCAACGGGGGCAGGCTGGCTGACGCCCGGCACCGCAGCTGCTACCTGCCCTCCAGCAGAGGGGCTTCAATGCTGGGCCGGTCGCAGGCCAGTCCCAGGCTCCATCAGAACAGGCAGAAGCAAAGCACCAGAGGAAAGACCACTTTCCAATGCTTAACAGATTCTGACCCAG CAGGAGGGGGTGAAGGGTCTGAGAGAGATGGCTTGGACAAAGAAGAGGATGTTGGTGAGCGggaaggggagacaggagaggctgATGAGGGTGCAGAGAGCAGCATGGAGGATAAACTGAGCTTAGGTCTTGGACTAGGCATAGGACCACCCCCGGCCTCAGAGCGCTggctgcctccctctcctctctacagtGCCCCTTTCCTTAACGGGAGCCCTCAGCCTAGTCCTCAGCCCTCCCTTGGTGCCCAGCAGGGTCCCCTAGAGGCCCCTCCTCGTGGCTCCTGGCTGGAAGACGAGCTTCGAGGGCTGGGGGATGCGGCTCTGCAGCTAGGCGACCGAGTGGAGCAGAGTCTGAGGGAATTCGGAGAAGGTTTTCGACGCGACATGAGAACACTAGTTGCCTCACAAGAAACGCTGGCGCACAGTCTACAACAAAACAATGTCCTGCTGCAAAGGCTTCTGGGAGTCCTGGAGGCACAGCAGCAGCCTCaaacacaacagcagcaacaacaaccaaGGGTTCAGCAGGCGCAGCCAACTCAGCAGCAGATTCCACAGCAGACTCaggcacaacaacaacatggacAACAGTCACAACAACACATACAACAGTCACAACAACACATACAACAGTCACAACTACAACACGTGCAACAGTTGCAACAACAGCTGATACAACCGTCACAGCAACACCCACTGCTACAACAGGCAACAcagcagcaaccacaaccagtACAGCAGCAGCCACAGGAGCATCAGCAACACTTTCAACAGCAAACCTCTCAACCTCATAGTAGTCAGCCAGCTTCAGCAATCCCAACGTTGCCACCTCCCCCAGATATACTGGATGGTACCTTCCATCCTGACCCACCCGTGGGGGTGAAAGGAACTGTCCAACGGCCTCGGCGGGGGAGAACTGTAGATCATAGGAGAAGACGGCGGCgctag